One window of the Thermococcus sp. P6 genome contains the following:
- a CDS encoding pyruvate/oxaloacetate carboxyltransferase, which yields MVKIIDTTFRDAHQSLIATRLRTEDMLPIAEKMDRAGFYSMEVWGGATFDVCIRYLKEDPWERLRLLREHIKRTKLQMLLRGQNVVGYRHYPDDVVEKFVELAHRNGIDIFRVFDALNDVRNMEVAIRKAREVGAEVQGAVTYTTGELFTLDYYMKKVEELLDLDVDVITIKDMAGLLTPPKAYELVSEIKETYGVPVDVHTHSTTGMAVATYLKAVEAGADYIDTAISPLAFGTAQPGVQTLWHAIPEVKDASLNRETIHEISRYLKKLLDEKYSGMLSKEALMVNPYILRYQVPGGMYSNLISQLKEMKVLNKLDEVLREIPRVREDLGWPPLVTPTSQIVGTQAVFNVLFGRYERITREVRDYIRGLYGKPPGEINPELRRKVLGEEEAIEVRPGELLEPMLEKCRKELEELGYLEKEEDILTYCLFPQVAKEFFEARKTGRKAPEMPPSVQKFRIHVNGLEFEVGVEGVDLSGLKYLPAIQGKSPGKRELTPVQIPSPVRESLSVPEPVQAPSPAGEGVVTAPMPGKILRILVKEGESVKTGQGLLVLEAMKMENEIPAPRDGKIKRILVKEGDTVNPGQPLIEIG from the coding sequence ATGGTGAAGATCATAGACACCACCTTTAGGGACGCCCATCAGTCCCTGATAGCGACGCGCCTTCGAACGGAGGACATGCTCCCCATAGCGGAGAAGATGGACAGGGCCGGCTTCTACTCCATGGAGGTCTGGGGAGGGGCTACCTTCGACGTCTGCATCCGCTACCTCAAAGAGGACCCGTGGGAGAGGCTCAGGCTTCTGAGGGAGCACATCAAAAGGACGAAACTGCAGATGCTCCTCCGCGGGCAGAACGTCGTCGGCTACAGGCACTATCCGGACGATGTTGTGGAAAAGTTCGTGGAACTGGCCCACAGGAACGGTATAGACATCTTCCGGGTCTTCGATGCCCTGAACGACGTCAGGAACATGGAGGTGGCAATACGGAAGGCCCGGGAGGTAGGCGCCGAGGTGCAGGGGGCGGTAACCTACACGACGGGAGAGCTCTTCACCCTCGATTACTACATGAAGAAGGTCGAGGAGCTTCTGGATCTGGACGTTGACGTTATAACGATAAAGGACATGGCGGGCCTGCTGACCCCTCCAAAGGCCTACGAACTCGTTAGCGAGATAAAGGAAACCTACGGGGTTCCGGTTGACGTTCACACGCACTCGACCACAGGGATGGCCGTGGCCACCTACCTGAAGGCCGTGGAGGCCGGGGCGGACTACATAGATACCGCAATAAGCCCTCTCGCCTTCGGAACAGCCCAGCCGGGCGTGCAGACCCTGTGGCACGCGATTCCAGAGGTGAAGGATGCTTCTCTGAACCGGGAAACGATCCACGAGATCTCACGCTACCTGAAGAAGCTCCTCGATGAGAAGTACTCCGGGATGCTCTCAAAGGAAGCCCTGATGGTGAACCCCTACATCCTCAGGTATCAGGTTCCCGGCGGAATGTACTCCAATCTGATATCCCAGCTTAAGGAGATGAAGGTCCTGAATAAACTCGACGAAGTCCTCAGGGAGATACCCCGCGTCAGGGAGGACCTTGGCTGGCCGCCACTCGTTACGCCCACAAGCCAGATAGTCGGCACTCAGGCGGTCTTCAACGTCCTCTTCGGAAGGTACGAGAGGATAACCCGGGAGGTCCGGGATTACATCAGAGGACTCTACGGAAAACCGCCCGGGGAGATAAACCCGGAACTAAGAAGGAAGGTCCTCGGGGAGGAGGAGGCGATAGAGGTCAGACCCGGCGAGCTACTTGAACCCATGCTGGAGAAATGCAGGAAGGAGCTCGAGGAACTCGGTTACCTTGAGAAGGAAGAGGATATCCTGACCTACTGTCTCTTCCCACAGGTGGCGAAGGAGTTCTTCGAGGCGAGAAAGACCGGAAGGAAAGCCCCGGAGATGCCCCCGTCGGTTCAGAAGTTCAGGATCCACGTCAACGGGCTCGAGTTTGAGGTTGGGGTTGAAGGCGTGGACCTCAGCGGGTTGAAGTACCTGCCGGCCATCCAAGGTAAGAGCCCCGGAAAACGGGAACTCACTCCGGTTCAAATTCCTTCTCCGGTTCGGGAGTCTCTTTCGGTTCCGGAGCCGGTTCAGGCTCCTTCCCCGGCGGGAGAGGGTGTTGTTACCGCTCCAATGCCGGGTAAGATACTGAGGATTCTGGTGAAGGAGGGGGAGAGTGTTAAGACTGGCCAGGGGTTGTTGGTCCTCGAGGCCATGAAAATGGAAAACGAGATTCCAGCGCCGAGGGACGGGAAGATTAAGAGAATCCTCGTGAAGGAAGGGGACACCGTAAACCCCGGCCAACCACTAATAGAAATAGGGTGA
- the fba gene encoding class I fructose-bisphosphate aldolase: protein MDAYQNVGIRRRLARFFRRDGRALIFAMDHGFEHGPTDFEGHWEHVNPGTIIRKVVRAGVDGVMVLPGIARIAGKELKPNVGLMVKLTSKTNLRPKDTQLLQSQLGFVEDAIKLGADAIAATVYWGSPNEDAMMRQFAEIASYAHDLGFPVVQFAYPRGPYITEKYGRKEDYRVVMYGARAAAESGADMIKTYWTGSRETFSKVVDAAAGVPVLLSGGAKTENPVDFLRVVHEVVEAGGSGAVVGRNIFQRENPEPFIKALIRVIHRNEDPEEAAKAEGLL, encoded by the coding sequence ATGGACGCATACCAGAACGTTGGTATAAGGCGCAGGTTGGCCCGGTTCTTCCGCAGGGACGGGAGGGCCCTCATATTCGCCATGGACCACGGTTTCGAGCACGGTCCGACCGACTTCGAGGGTCACTGGGAACACGTCAACCCGGGGACGATCATAAGGAAGGTCGTGAGGGCCGGTGTGGACGGTGTGATGGTCCTTCCGGGAATCGCGAGGATAGCCGGGAAGGAGCTCAAGCCCAACGTCGGGCTCATGGTCAAACTGACCAGCAAAACGAACCTCCGCCCGAAGGATACCCAGCTCCTCCAGAGTCAGCTCGGCTTCGTTGAGGATGCCATAAAGCTCGGGGCAGACGCCATAGCGGCGACCGTCTACTGGGGTTCGCCGAACGAGGATGCAATGATGCGCCAGTTTGCAGAGATAGCGAGCTACGCCCACGACCTCGGCTTCCCGGTCGTGCAGTTCGCCTATCCGAGGGGACCCTACATAACTGAGAAGTACGGAAGGAAGGAGGACTACCGCGTCGTTATGTACGGTGCGAGGGCCGCGGCGGAGAGCGGTGCGGACATGATAAAGACCTACTGGACGGGCTCGAGGGAGACCTTTTCAAAGGTCGTGGATGCCGCCGCCGGAGTGCCCGTGCTCCTGAGCGGAGGTGCGAAGACCGAGAACCCGGTTGACTTCCTGAGAGTGGTCCATGAGGTCGTTGAAGCCGGCGGTTCCGGGGCGGTGGTCGGGAGAAACATCTTCCAGCGCGAGAACCCCGAACCCTTCATAAAGGCCCTCATAAGGGTAATCCACAGGAACGAGGACCCGGAGGAAGCCGCGAAGGCCGAAGGGCTCCTCTGA
- a CDS encoding biotin--[acetyl-CoA-carboxylase] ligase, protein MKIGSKIIRLEEVDSTNEYSMRIAPEVPEGTVVVAGRQTAGKGRKNRSWASPEGGLWMSVILRPRRVDPRLVFVGALAVVDTLSDFGVASAIKWPNDVWAGGKKIAGVLTEGKAGQYAVLGIGLNVNNTVPEEPEAISMMELVGAKVPLEKVLERLLFHLDGWYRVFTERPELMMAKVRERTFILGRMVRVIQDDNELIGRALDVLDDGSLLVDVSGQLKRVVYGDVSLRLF, encoded by the coding sequence ATGAAGATCGGGAGCAAAATTATCCGGCTCGAGGAGGTCGATTCCACGAACGAATACTCCATGCGTATCGCCCCCGAAGTTCCTGAAGGAACGGTGGTGGTTGCGGGGAGGCAGACGGCCGGGAAGGGCAGAAAAAACCGTTCGTGGGCATCTCCGGAAGGTGGCCTCTGGATGAGCGTTATCCTCAGGCCCCGCAGGGTTGATCCCAGACTGGTGTTCGTGGGGGCCCTCGCCGTCGTGGATACCCTCTCGGACTTCGGGGTGGCTTCGGCCATCAAGTGGCCAAACGACGTATGGGCCGGCGGTAAAAAGATCGCCGGGGTGCTGACGGAAGGGAAGGCCGGTCAATACGCCGTTCTGGGCATCGGTCTGAACGTCAACAACACCGTTCCCGAGGAACCTGAAGCTATTTCCATGATGGAGCTCGTGGGCGCAAAGGTTCCTCTTGAGAAGGTCCTTGAGAGGCTTCTTTTCCACCTCGACGGATGGTACAGGGTCTTTACGGAGAGGCCGGAGCTGATGATGGCGAAGGTCCGCGAGAGGACCTTTATCCTCGGGAGGATGGTTCGCGTTATTCAGGACGATAATGAGCTTATCGGTCGTGCACTGGACGTTCTTGATGACGGTTCCCTGCTGGTCGACGTTTCCGGACAGTTAAAGCGCGTTGTGTACGGTGATGTTTCGCTGAGGTTGTTTTAA
- a CDS encoding dicarboxylate/amino acid:cation symporter has protein sequence MKKGLLRAYLEVPVLQKILAALVLGIIAGIVLPGYAETLKPLGDLFVRLLKMLVMPVVLFSLIVGSASINPAKLGRVGVKIILYYLLTSAFAVFFGLLMGNLFKPGTGIELGTGAGKAIEAKAPSLVQTLLNVVPTNPFAAISSGQVLPTIFFAIIFGIAVSYLMNSRDERLRTSSETLYRVLDASAEAMYKIVGGVMQYAPIGVFALIYYVVGKFGPNVAGPLVKVVVAVYIGLTLQILLVYLVLLKIYGLDPVKFLKKAKDAMITAFVTRSSSGTLPVTMRVAEEEMGVDRGIFSFTLPLGATINMDGTALYQGVTVLFVAYAIGHPLTLGQQLVVVLTAVLASIGTAGVPGAGAIMLAMVLQSVGLDLTPGSPVALAYAMILGIDAILDMGRTMVNVTGDLTGTTIVAKTEGELDLSKWEK, from the coding sequence ATGAAAAAAGGCCTGCTCAGGGCGTATCTGGAGGTGCCCGTGCTTCAAAAGATTCTGGCGGCGCTGGTTCTCGGAATTATCGCCGGAATAGTGCTGCCGGGATACGCTGAGACCCTCAAGCCCCTCGGCGATCTCTTCGTGCGTCTGCTGAAGATGCTTGTGATGCCGGTTGTGCTGTTTTCTCTGATAGTAGGATCCGCCAGCATTAACCCGGCAAAGCTCGGAAGGGTGGGCGTTAAGATAATCCTCTACTACCTGTTAACCTCGGCCTTTGCGGTGTTCTTCGGTCTTTTGATGGGCAACCTGTTTAAGCCGGGGACCGGAATAGAGCTTGGAACCGGTGCTGGAAAGGCAATAGAAGCCAAGGCGCCTTCCCTCGTCCAGACGCTCCTCAACGTAGTCCCGACCAATCCCTTTGCCGCCATATCGAGCGGTCAGGTGCTTCCAACGATCTTCTTTGCCATAATCTTTGGAATAGCCGTAAGCTACCTCATGAACAGCCGGGACGAAAGGCTCAGAACCTCGTCCGAAACCCTTTACCGGGTCCTCGATGCCAGTGCCGAGGCGATGTACAAAATCGTCGGAGGGGTTATGCAGTACGCCCCCATAGGTGTCTTCGCCCTCATCTACTACGTCGTCGGCAAGTTCGGGCCCAACGTGGCTGGTCCGCTGGTTAAGGTCGTGGTTGCCGTCTACATCGGTCTGACGCTCCAGATACTCCTTGTTTACTTAGTTCTCCTTAAGATCTACGGCCTCGATCCCGTAAAGTTCCTCAAGAAGGCCAAGGATGCCATGATAACGGCCTTCGTTACAAGGAGTTCCAGTGGGACGCTGCCGGTTACGATGCGCGTTGCCGAGGAGGAGATGGGTGTCGACAGGGGGATATTCTCCTTCACGCTTCCCCTCGGTGCGACGATAAACATGGACGGTACGGCCCTCTATCAGGGTGTCACGGTGCTCTTCGTGGCCTACGCCATCGGCCACCCCCTTACCCTCGGACAGCAGCTGGTAGTTGTACTCACGGCCGTGCTGGCATCCATTGGAACGGCCGGCGTCCCCGGGGCCGGGGCCATAATGCTCGCAATGGTGCTGCAGAGTGTCGGTCTTGACCTGACCCCCGGGAGCCCCGTGGCCCTTGCCTACGCCATGATACTCGGGATAGACGCGATCCTCGACATGGGGAGGACGATGGTCAACGTCACCGGCGACCTCACGGGAACGACGATCGTGGCCAAGACCGAGGGTGAACTGGACCTCTCCAAGTGGGAGAAGTGA
- a CDS encoding alanyl-tRNA editing protein: protein MTRKLYYEDAYLKEAKAKVLDVRENALLLDRTVFYPTGGGQPHDRGWINGVEVIDVYKDGDDVWHVLAEPGGFRKGDEVELRIDWDYRYRLMRMHSALHLLDHVLNVVLPGEWEPYGSGMSAEKGRYDIVYPENVNRWKEEIVETFNRLVDEGGEMKIWWEGETRYTQIRDFEVIPCGGTHVKDIREIGHLKKFKRSSLGKGKQRLEIWLSD, encoded by the coding sequence ATGACGCGCAAGCTCTACTACGAGGATGCCTACCTGAAGGAGGCAAAGGCAAAGGTCCTTGACGTGAGGGAGAACGCCCTACTCCTCGACAGGACGGTGTTCTACCCCACAGGCGGCGGCCAGCCTCACGACAGGGGATGGATAAACGGGGTGGAGGTTATCGACGTTTACAAAGACGGGGACGACGTGTGGCATGTCCTTGCGGAGCCCGGAGGGTTCAGGAAGGGCGACGAGGTGGAGCTGAGGATAGACTGGGATTACCGCTACAGGCTCATGAGGATGCACTCCGCCCTGCACCTGCTCGATCACGTCCTGAACGTCGTCCTTCCCGGCGAATGGGAGCCCTACGGGAGTGGGATGAGTGCCGAGAAAGGAAGATACGACATCGTCTACCCGGAGAACGTAAACCGCTGGAAGGAGGAGATAGTGGAGACCTTCAACCGCCTCGTGGATGAAGGGGGCGAGATGAAGATATGGTGGGAAGGAGAGACCAGATACACCCAGATAAGGGACTTCGAGGTGATACCCTGCGGCGGAACGCACGTGAAGGACATAAGGGAGATAGGCCACCTGAAGAAGTTCAAGCGTTCCAGTCTCGGGAAGGGCAAGCAGAGGCTGGAGATCTGGCTCAGCGATTGA